Part of the Zea mays cultivar B73 chromosome 4, Zm-B73-REFERENCE-NAM-5.0, whole genome shotgun sequence genome is shown below.
TCAGCTTCCTCCCCGCGCCTGGGACACCCGCAGTAGGCGCAGAGTGCAGACTGCGCACCGCGCAGGAGCCCTCCCGCGGACCCGCAGCCCACACATCGGAACTCCGCCGAGACAGAGGCGGCGCCCGAGTCGAAGGCTGCGACGGCGTCGGAGACAGAGGGGAAGGGAGGGGCGGGTGCATCTTCTACAGAAGGGGCGAAGATGGCCTCGCGGAGCGAGGACTGTAGGCGGTGTATGACAGCGGTGGGGATGTCCATCGACGGGGAGTGTGATGGGAATTCAGATCCAGGTCCCTGACTGTGTTGGTCAGTTGGGTTCGTTGGCGCTTCGCCCTCGGTTCTCTTCACCGCCTGACAGGTTTGCTCATTTGCATCGTGCCATGAGCCCATGAGCCCATGATGGCCCACAACAGTGAACGTGTGGCCTTAACATTACTTACTGGCATATAGGATAAATGAGCCCATGATGGCCCACAACAGTGAACGTGTGGCCTTAACATTACTTACTGGCATATAGGATACAGCTCGTGCTAAGATCCTGGGGAGGAGCGAAAAAGGGACAACAGCGGCGGCgatagaaaagaagagaagaggtTGATGGCGACAATGGCAGTGACACGAGTGAAGAGGAGAGGGGACAGCGAGGACACAAGAACAGGGGAAGGGAGCGAGAACAGGGGAAGGGAGCGAGAGCAGAGAAAGGGAGGATTTGAGTAGGCGAGAGGGGTTATCTAGCGATTTGAACAGTTGATTTTGACGATGTGTTAAGTATGGGTGCAATTTGTTTGGTTGATTTAGTGGAGGTTATGTGAGTGGGGTGATTTGGTTATATGGTTTTTGTAAAGTTTAAACTGGTAAATTATATATTGGTATAGATTAGTATAATATTATAATATAAATTTTGTGATGTGCCTAATAAACTAGTGTGGTGGACCATCCCACAAAAAATACCcataaaaataaatttaatatcaaagtGAACATATGATCCACATATCAGATATTAAAATAATAATAACAAATATTACACATTATCTTAGTCAAAAGGCTGAGAAACGTATGGGTTAAAAAGGAGCTCGACCCCTTTCTTATAGCTCGCTCGGTCGATCGTCCTCTTTC
Proteins encoded:
- the LOC103653323 gene encoding uncharacterized protein isoform X3, whose translation is MDIPTAVIHRLQSSLREAIFAPSVEDAPAPPFPSVSDAVAAFDSGAASVSAEFRCVGCGSAGGLLRGAQSALCAYCGCPRRGEEAEGGGSGGIAFRNSAAYRCLLGSLGLDGSEFVEFDTDTTALNKSKDAPPPNSEKR
- the LOC103653323 gene encoding uncharacterized protein isoform X4, giving the protein MDIPTAVIHRLQSSLREAIFAPSVEDAPAPPFPSVSDAVAAFDSGAASVSAEFRCVGCGSAGGLLRGAQSALCAYCGCPRRGEEAEGGGSGGIAFRNSAAYRCLLGSLGLDGSHKRNAADG